In one Gopherus evgoodei ecotype Sinaloan lineage chromosome 1, rGopEvg1_v1.p, whole genome shotgun sequence genomic region, the following are encoded:
- the BTG1 gene encoding protein BTG1 encodes MHPALYTRASMIREIAAAVGFISKFLRTKGLMNERQLQTFSQSLQELLAEHYKHHWFPEKPCKGSGYRCIRINHKMDPLIGQAAQRIGLSSQELFRLLPSELTLWVDPYEVSYRIGEDGSICVLYEAAPAGGSQNNTNMQMVDSRISCKEELLLGRTSPSKNYNMMTVSG; translated from the exons ATGCATCCCGCCCTGTACACCCGGGCCAGCATGATACGCGAGATCGCCGCGGCCGTGGGCTTCATCTCCAAGTTCCTGCGCACCAAGGGGCTGATGAACGAGCGGCAGCTGCAGACTTTCAGCCAGAGCCTACAGGAGCTGCTGGCAG AGCATTATAAACATCACTGGTTCCCAGAAAAGCCTTGCAAGGGATCAGGTTACCGTTGTATCCGGATCAACCATAAAATGGATCCTCTGATTGGACAAGCAGCACAACGGATTGGACTGAGCAGTCAGGAACTGTTCCGGCTTCTTCCAAGTGAACTCACTCTATGGGTTGACCCCTATGAAGTCTCCTATCGTATTGGAGAGGATGGCTCGATCTGTGTGCTGTATGAAGCTGCACCAGCAGGAGGTAGCCAAAATAACACCAACATGCAAATGGTAGACAGCAGAATAAGCTGTAAGGAGGAACTTCTCTTGGGGAGAACAAGCCCTTCCAAAAACTACAATATGATGACTGTATCAGGTTAA